The genomic interval GATTCGGCCAGCGGAGCCAGGGTCGATGCCCACTCTTCGAGGGCCTGCTGGCGCACCTCCGGTGTGTGGTGCTGCCAGGCGTAGTACGCAGGGAGGTCGAAACCGCAAGTGCCGCCGGGAATTCCCACGCGGCTGCGGATGCTCATCAGCCAATCGTTCTCGGTGAGCGAGTGGCCGGACTTGCCCGACTGGGTATTGAGCGCTGTGAAACAGCGGTCCAGCTGGGCAATGACAGCGTCCAGCGCCGCTTCCGAAATCGAGGGATTGCCGCGGTAGCTGTCGAGCTGGTGCTTGTGTCTCTCGATGTCCTTGAGCACGTCCGACTTGAGATCGGCGCGCGCTGCCACATCCATGATCTCGAAGATGGTGACCAGCGCAAAGTGGTGATCCAGCGCGTGCGAGCGGGGGATCAACTCCCCCAACCGGCGGAACAACTGCTCAAGCCGCAGATAGGTTCTGAGACGCTCGTTAAAGGGATATTCGTAAAGGATCACGCTGGCGGGTTCCTGGGGGCTCAGGCAGTATTCTGACGCCGGTGGCGCTCGGCATGGAGTGAAAGCACAAACGGTTGCGTTCGCATCATAGCCCGAACAGCGTGGCCAGTTGCCGGGTGTGCAGACGCAGGTCGTCCAGCGAGCAATCGCCATCGTTGGCAATCACGGCATCTGCCACGGCGCGCCGCGCGGGCCGGGTGGCCTGTGACGCGATGATGCCTTCCACCACCTCACGCGCCAGGCCGCTGCGCTGCATGACACGCTCGATCTGCGTTGCTTCAGAACAGTCGACCACCACGACCGCGTCCAGCCTGCGGGCCCAGCGGCCGGATTCTGCGAGCAGGGGAATGTCAAACACGATCAGGGCATGGCCTTGGTCCGCAGCCTGCAGGGCTTTCGCGTTGCTATGCAGCGTAACCAGAGGGTGCACGATCCCTTCGAGCCGGGCGCGTGCCTCGGGGTGGGTGAAGACCAGGGCGCGCATGCGCGCGCGGTCCAGTGCGCCGGTGGCATCCACAAAATCTGCGCCAAAAGTGGCTTGGATCGCATCCATGGCCGCGCCACGCGGGCTTGTCAGGTCGCGGGCCAGCTGGTCGGCATCAATGAGGCAGGCACCGAGTGCGGCCAACATGCTGCCCACCGTGCTCTTGCCGCTGCCAATGCCGCCAGTCAAGCCAAGGCGCAAGGGACGCTTGCGCAGATTCATCGTTTACAGGCCCACAAGATTCAGCACGGCATTCAAAATGGCGTTGGGGCCAAACACCATGGCGGTGAACCCCGCGCCAACCAGAAACGGGCCGAAAGGGATATATCCGCCTTCACGCAGGCTGCTGAAAACTTTCATGGCAATACCAATGACGGCGCCGATGACCGAGGACATCAGGATGATGGGGACCAGGGCTTGCCAGCCAAACCAGGCGCCCAGCGCAGCAAGCAGCTTGAAATCCCCATACCCCATGCCTTCCTTGCCCGTGACAAGTTTGAATCCCCAGTAAACCAGCCAAAGCGAGAGGTAGCCGGCCGCTGCTCCGAACACGGAGGCATGCAGAGGCACGTCAATCCACTGCAGCGCCGACGCGAGGAGGCCGGCCCACAGCAGTGGCAATGTGATGTCGTCCGGCAGCAGCGTCGTGTCCCAATCGATAAACGCCAAGGCAATCAAGGCGGCCGAGAATCCGCACCATGCGAACCCCGTGGGCGTCATGCCCCAGCGCTGTATGCAAAGGAAGAACAGCGCCCCGGTCGCAAGCTCAACCAAAGGGTAGCGTACAGAGATCCGCGCCTTGCACGCCGAGCAACGGCCTCGCAGAAAAAGGTAGCTCAGAACGGGGATGTTTTCGTACCACTGCACCAGGTGCCCGCACGACTGGCACCGGGAGCGAGGGACCATGAGGTTGAACCGCTCAGGTTCAGGAGCAGCGGGCGCGGCATCTGCTTGCGCAACCTCAGCCTGGGCAGACCGGATCTCTTGCGCCCATTGCCGCTCCATCATCTTGGGAAGCCGGTAAATGACCACGTTGAGAAAGCTGCCAATCAAAAGCCCCAGCACCCCACCCAAACTTGCGTTCCACCAAACTGGCATCTCCTCCATTACACAACTTGGCCAAGCTTGAAGATGGGGAGGTACATGGAGACCACGATGCCCCCGATCAGCGTACCCAGAAACACGATGATGATGGGTTCCATGAGGCTGGACAGGCCCGCCACCATTTCGTCCACCTCGGCCTCATAGAAATCCGCCGCCTTGCCCAGCATGTGGTCAATGGAACCGGATTCCTCGCCGATCGCGCACATCTGAAGGACCATGGACGGGAAGATGTTCGCATTGCCCATGGCAGCGGTGAGGCTGGTACCGGTAGAGACCTCCTGCTGGATCTTTTCGGTCGCCATGGCGTACACCGAATTGCCGGACGCTCCACCCACTGAGTCCAGTGCCTCCACCAGCGGCACACCGGCAGCAAACATGGTGGACAGGGTGCGCGTCCAGCGTGCCACGCACGACTTGTCAATCAGCGCCCCAAAAATTGGGATCTTCAGCAATACCCGGTCCATGAACATTTGCATTTTTTCATTTCTTTTCCATGCCTGCATGAAAAAGAAAAATCCGCCACCGATCACGCCGAATATCAACCACCACCATTTCACGAAAATTTCACTGATACCCATGACGAAAAGGGTAGGGGCCGGCAAATCTGCGCCAAAAGAACTGAAAACTTCCTTGAACGCAGGAATCACGAAGATCATGATAATCGTCACAACCACAAACGCGACGATAATCACTGATATCGGGTACATCAAAGCTGATCTGATTTTGGATTTGATCGCCT from Acidovorax sp. FHTAMBA carries:
- the zapD gene encoding cell division protein ZapD, coding for MILYEYPFNERLRTYLRLEQLFRRLGELIPRSHALDHHFALVTIFEIMDVAARADLKSDVLKDIERHKHQLDSYRGNPSISEAALDAVIAQLDRCFTALNTQSGKSGHSLTENDWLMSIRSRVGIPGGTCGFDLPAYYAWQHHTPEVRQQALEEWASTLAPLAESIYVLLKLLRDSGVPQKVAAERGQFQQNLPQGRTFQLLRLRIDPALNLIPEISGNRLIVSVRLMRLEGDGRLHSCNEDAAFELTLCA
- the coaE gene encoding dephospho-CoA kinase (Dephospho-CoA kinase (CoaE) performs the final step in coenzyme A biosynthesis.), yielding MNLRKRPLRLGLTGGIGSGKSTVGSMLAALGACLIDADQLARDLTSPRGAAMDAIQATFGADFVDATGALDRARMRALVFTHPEARARLEGIVHPLVTLHSNAKALQAADQGHALIVFDIPLLAESGRWARRLDAVVVVDCSEATQIERVMQRSGLAREVVEGIIASQATRPARRAVADAVIANDGDCSLDDLRLHTRQLATLFGL
- a CDS encoding A24 family peptidase — translated: MEEMPVWWNASLGGVLGLLIGSFLNVVIYRLPKMMERQWAQEIRSAQAEVAQADAAPAAPEPERFNLMVPRSRCQSCGHLVQWYENIPVLSYLFLRGRCSACKARISVRYPLVELATGALFFLCIQRWGMTPTGFAWCGFSAALIALAFIDWDTTLLPDDITLPLLWAGLLASALQWIDVPLHASVFGAAAGYLSLWLVYWGFKLVTGKEGMGYGDFKLLAALGAWFGWQALVPIILMSSVIGAVIGIAMKVFSSLREGGYIPFGPFLVGAGFTAMVFGPNAILNAVLNLVGL
- a CDS encoding type II secretion system F family protein; the encoded protein is MATAASRDIKDFVYEWEGKDRHGKIVRGEVRASGENQVQATLRRQGVFPTKIKKRRMRSGKKIKPKDIALFTRQLATMMKAGVPLLQSFDIVGRGNTNASVTKLLNDIRSDVETGTSLNAAFRKHPMYFDSLYCNLVEAGEAAGILEALLDRLATYMEKTEAIKSKIRSALMYPISVIIVAFVVVTIIMIFVIPAFKEVFSSFGADLPAPTLFVMGISEIFVKWWWLIFGVIGGGFFFFMQAWKRNEKMQMFMDRVLLKIPIFGALIDKSCVARWTRTLSTMFAAGVPLVEALDSVGGASGNSVYAMATEKIQQEVSTGTSLTAAMGNANIFPSMVLQMCAIGEESGSIDHMLGKAADFYEAEVDEMVAGLSSLMEPIIIVFLGTLIGGIVVSMYLPIFKLGQVV